In one window of Denticeps clupeoides chromosome 2, fDenClu1.1, whole genome shotgun sequence DNA:
- the pfkpa gene encoding ATP-dependent 6-phosphofructokinase, platelet type isoform X2, which produces MAQPDNKKFFESLSGAGKAIAVLTSGGDAQGMNAAVRAVVRMGIYVGAKVYFIHEGYQGMVDGGDNIKEATWESVSSMLQVGGTVIGSARCKEFRAHEGRLKAAHNLVQRGITNLCVIGGDGSLTGANLFREEWSGLLAELVQQGLIDEEASQKYSALHIVGMVGSIDNDFCGTDMTIGTDSALHRIIEVVDAIMTTAQSHQRTFVLEVMGRHCGYLALVSALACGADWVLIPEMPPEDGWEEKMCQKLSAKRAGKKRLNIIIVAEGAIDHNNKPITTSYIQDLVVSRLGFDTRVTILGHVQRGGTPSAFDRILASRMGVEAVLALLETTANTPACVVSLCGNQSVRLPLMECVQMTQEVQKAMDEGRFEEAVKLRGRSFENNLKTYKLLAHRKPESELPHSNFNVAVLNVGAPAAGMNAAVRSAVRVGISEGHKMFAVSDGFEGFHKGQIKEIKWADVGGWTGQGGSLLGTKRTLPAKHMGKIAEQMRKYNINALLLVGGFEALECLQQLYDARDKFEEFCVPMCMLPATISNNVPGTDLSIGADTALNAIVETCDRIKQSASGTKRRVFIIETMGGYCGYLASVGGLAAGADAAYIYEEPFDIRDLQANVEHLTQKMKTSIQRGLVLRNENCNENYTTDFIYQLYSEEGRGVFDCRKNVLGHMQQGGAPSPFDRNFGTKIAAKAMQWISKKLAETYRQDEGRVFANTEDSACLLGMRRRALIFQPVVQLKAETDFVHRIPKEQWWLKLRPLMKILAKYRTSYDVSDSGQLEHVVHNRPKESDASAI; this is translated from the exons ATGGCGCAGCCGGACAACAAGAAGTTCTTCGAGAGCCTCTCCGGAGCCGGGAAAGCCATCGCGGTGCTGACCAGCGGCGGGGATGCGCAAG GAATGAATGCGGCCGTGAGGGCCGTGGTCCGAATGGGAATCTACGTTGGAGCCAAAGTCTACTTCATCCATGAG GGATATCAGGGCATGGTGGACGGGGGTGATAACATTAAGGAGGCCACGTGGGAGAGCGTCTCCAGCATGCTGCAAGTG GGCGGGACGGTCATCGGCAGCGCCCGCTGCAAGGAGTTCCGGGCGCACGAGGGCCGGCTGAAGGCGGCGCACAACCTGGTGCAGCGCGGCATCACCAACCTGTGTGTGATCGGAGGAGACGGCAGCCTGACCGGGGCCAACCTCTTCCGGGAGGAGTGGAGCGGCCTGCTGGCGGAGCTGGTGCAGCAAG GCCTGATTGACGAGGAGGCGTCTCAGAAGTACTCCGCCCTGCACATCGTGGGCATGGTGGGCTCCATCGACAACGACTTCTGCGGCACAGACATGACCATTGGGACGGATTCGGCTCTGCACCGGATCATTGAGGTGGTGGACGCCATCATGACCACGGCGCAGAG TCACCAGAGGACGTTTGTGCTGGAGGTGATGGggaggcattgtgg gtaCCTGGCACTAGTGAGCGCTCTGGCGTGTGGAGCAGACTGGGTGCTGATCCCTGAGATGCCTCCAGAGGATGGCTGGGAGGAGAAGATGTGCCAGAAGCTCTCGGCG AAACGAGCAGGAAAGAAAAGGCTGAATATCATAATTGTGGCCGAGGGAGCCATAGATCATAACAACAAGCCCATAACCACGTCTTATATCCAGGAT CTGGTGGTCAGCCGCCTGGGCTTCGACACGCGCGTGACCATCCTGGGCCACGTCCAGAGGGGCGGGACGCCGTCGGCTTTCGACCGGATCCTG GCCAGTCGAATGGGGGTGGAGGcggtgctggcgctgctggAGACCACGGCGAACACGCCCGCCTGCGTCGTGTCTCTGTGCGGGAACCAGTCCGTGCGGCTGCCGCTGATGGAGTGTGTGCAGATG ACCCAGGAGGTACAGAAGGCCATGGATGAAGGACGCTTCGAGGAGGCGGTGAAGCTGCGCGGGAG gagCTTTGAGAACAACCTGAAGACGTACAAGCTGCTGGCTCACCGCAAACCCGAGTCTGAACTTCCACAC agcaacttcaaCGTGGCCGTGCTGAACGTGGGCGCCCCCGCGGCCGGCATGAATGCGGCTGTTCGCTCTGCTGTCAGGGTGGGCATATCCGAGGGACACAAGATGTTTGCGGTCAGCGACGGCTTCGAGGGCTTCCACAAGGGACAG ATTAAAGAGATCAAGTGGGCCGACGTCGGCGGCTGGACGGGTCAGGGGGGATCTCTGTTGGGAACTAAACG aacACTTCCTGCTAAGCACATGGGCAAAATTGCAGAACAGATGCGGAAATATAACATCAATGCACTGCTTTTGGTCGGTGGATTTGAG GCTCTAGAGTGTCTGCAGCAGCTGTACGACGCTCGGGACAAATTCGAGGAGTTCTGCGTGCCCATGTGCATGCTGCCCGCCACCATTAGTAACAATGTGCCGGGCACCGACCTCAGTATCGGGGCTGACACGGCCCTCAACGCCATCGTGGAG ACGTGCGACCGCATCAAGCAGTCGGCCAGCGGCACCAAGCGGCGCGTCTTCATCATCGAGACGATGGGCGGCTACTGCGGCTACCTGGCCAGCGTGGGGGGGCTGGCCGCGGGGGCCGACGCCGCCTACATTTACGAGGAGCCGTTCGACATCCGAGACCTCCAG GCCAATGTGGAGCACCTGACTCAGAAGATGAAGACGAGCATCCAGAGGGGCCTGGTGCTGAG GAATGAGAACTGTAACGAGAACTACACCACGGACTTCATCTACCAGCTCTACTCCGAGGAGGGCAGGGGAGTGTTCGACTGCAGGAAGAACGTGCTGGGGCACATGCAGCAG GGAGGGGCGCCTTCTCCATTCGACCGCAACTTCGGGACCAAGATCGCAGCCAAGGCCATGCAGTGGATCTCCAAGAAGCTCGCCGAGACCTACAGACAAG ATGAAG gcaggGTGTTTGCTAACACGGAGGACTCGGCCTGCCTGTTAGGCATGCGCCGGCGTGCGCTCATCTTCCAGCCCGTGGTTCAGCTGAAGGCTGAGACGGATTTCGT TCATAGGATCcccaaggagcagtggtggctgaAGCTCCGCCCCCTAATGAAGATCCTCGCCAAGTACAGGACCAGCTACGACGTGTCCGACTCCGGCCAGCTGGAACACGTGGTCCACAACCGGCCCAAAGAGTCGGACGCCTCCGCCATCTGA